From a single Pseudomonas triticicola genomic region:
- a CDS encoding HU family DNA-binding protein, whose protein sequence is MRKPELAAAIAEKADLTKEQANRVLNAVLEEITGALHRKDSVTLVGFGTFLQRHRGARTGKNPQTGEPVKIKASNTVAFKPGKSLKDSVNP, encoded by the coding sequence ATGCGTAAACCAGAACTCGCCGCTGCAATCGCCGAAAAGGCAGACCTGACCAAAGAACAGGCCAATCGCGTCCTCAACGCCGTCCTCGAAGAAATCACCGGCGCCCTGCACCGCAAGGACAGCGTGACGCTGGTCGGCTTCGGCACCTTCCTGCAACGCCACCGCGGCGCCCGCACCGGCAAAAACCCGCAGACCGGCGAGCCGGTCAAGATCAAGGCCAGCAACACCGTGGCATTCAAGCCAGGCAAATCGTTGAAAGACAGCGTCAATCCTTGA
- the phoU gene encoding phosphate signaling complex protein PhoU — translation MISKEGLTHHISAQFNAELEEVRSHLLAMGGLVEKQVNDAVTALIEADSGLAQQVREIDDQINQMERNIDEECLRILARRQPAASDLRLIISISKSVIDLERIGDEATKIARRAIQLCEEGEAPRGYVEVRHIGDQVRNMVRDALDAFARFDADLALSVAQYDKIIDREYKTALRELATYMMEDPRSISRVLSIIWVLRSLERIGDHARNISELVIYLVRGTDVRHMGLKRMKEEVEGTSAETANVPGEADDK, via the coding sequence ATGATTTCCAAAGAAGGCCTTACTCATCACATTTCCGCGCAGTTCAATGCTGAACTGGAGGAAGTGCGCAGTCACCTCCTTGCCATGGGCGGGCTGGTCGAGAAGCAGGTCAACGACGCGGTCACGGCCCTGATCGAGGCCGACTCCGGCCTGGCTCAGCAGGTCCGTGAGATCGACGACCAGATCAACCAGATGGAACGCAACATCGACGAAGAATGCCTGCGCATTCTCGCCCGTCGTCAGCCGGCAGCCTCCGACCTGCGTTTGATCATCAGCATTTCCAAGTCGGTGATCGACCTTGAGCGTATCGGCGACGAAGCCACCAAGATCGCCCGTCGTGCCATCCAGTTGTGCGAAGAAGGCGAAGCGCCGCGTGGTTACGTCGAGGTCCGTCACATTGGCGACCAAGTACGCAACATGGTGCGCGATGCGCTGGACGCCTTCGCCCGTTTCGACGCCGATCTGGCCTTGTCGGTGGCGCAGTACGACAAGATCATCGACCGCGAATACAAAACCGCCCTGCGTGAGCTGGCCACCTACATGATGGAAGATCCGCGCTCTATCTCGCGGGTGCTGAGCATCATCTGGGTCCTGCGTTCACTGGAGCGCATCGGCGATCATGCGCGCAACATCTCCGAACTGGTGATCTACCTGGTGCGCGGTACCGACGTGCGCCACATGGGCCTCAAGCGCATGAAAGAAGAAGTTGAAGGCACAAGCGCTGAAACCGCTAATGTTCCGGGCGAAGCTGACGATAAGTAA
- a CDS encoding COG4315 family predicted lipoprotein produces the protein MTQMTASFKALLLAAALTLPGLAMAADPAMEKDGMYTDQKGMTLYTFAKDSAGKSACNDKCAANWPPLMATANDKSMGDWTVITRDDGSKQWAYQGMPLYTFVMDKKAGDMTGDGKMDGAWKVAKAK, from the coding sequence ATGACTCAGATGACTGCTTCGTTCAAAGCCCTGCTGCTGGCCGCCGCCCTGACATTGCCGGGGCTGGCCATGGCGGCCGATCCGGCGATGGAAAAGGACGGCATGTACACCGATCAAAAGGGCATGACCCTGTACACCTTTGCCAAGGACTCCGCTGGCAAGTCCGCGTGCAATGACAAGTGCGCGGCAAACTGGCCGCCGCTAATGGCGACAGCGAATGACAAGTCGATGGGGGACTGGACGGTAATCACTCGTGATGATGGCAGCAAGCAGTGGGCCTACCAGGGCATGCCGCTGTACACCTTCGTGATGGACAAGAAGGCCGGCGACATGACCGGCGACGGCAAAATGGACGGCGCGTGGAAAGTCGCCAAGGCCAAATAA
- the pstB gene encoding phosphate ABC transporter ATP-binding protein PstB — MQHETHSHGINMSALGRDKQSLDLAQETVAIEVPGLSLYYGEKQALFDVSMNIPKQRVTAFIGPSGCGKSTLLRTFNRMNDLVDGCRVEGAINLYGNNIYRKGEDVAELRRRVGMVFQKPNPFPKTIYENVVYGLRIQGINKKRILDEAVEWALKGAALWDEVKDRLHDSALGLSGGQQQRLVIARTIAVEPEVLLLDEPCSALDPISTLKVEELIYELKSKFTIVIVTHNMQQAARVSDYTAFMYMGKLVEFGDTDTLFTNPAKKQTEDYITGRYG; from the coding sequence ATGCAGCACGAAACACACAGCCACGGCATCAACATGTCTGCCCTGGGCCGCGACAAGCAGAGCCTGGACCTGGCGCAGGAAACCGTTGCCATCGAAGTACCGGGCCTGAGCCTGTACTACGGCGAGAAACAGGCCCTGTTCGACGTCAGCATGAACATCCCGAAACAGCGCGTGACCGCGTTCATCGGCCCGTCCGGCTGCGGTAAGTCGACGCTGCTGCGTACCTTCAACCGGATGAACGATCTGGTCGACGGCTGCCGCGTCGAGGGCGCGATCAATCTGTACGGCAACAACATCTATCGCAAGGGCGAAGATGTTGCCGAGCTGCGTCGTCGCGTCGGCATGGTGTTCCAGAAGCCCAACCCGTTCCCGAAGACCATCTACGAAAACGTGGTCTATGGCCTGCGCATCCAGGGCATCAACAAGAAGCGCATCCTCGACGAAGCCGTTGAATGGGCGTTGAAAGGCGCGGCATTGTGGGACGAGGTCAAAGACCGTCTGCACGACTCGGCCCTCGGCCTGTCCGGCGGTCAGCAACAGCGTCTGGTGATCGCGCGCACCATCGCGGTTGAGCCGGAAGTGCTGCTGCTCGACGAACCGTGCTCGGCTCTCGACCCGATCTCGACGCTGAAAGTCGAAGAGCTGATCTACGAGCTGAAGTCCAAGTTCACCATCGTCATCGTTACCCACAACATGCAACAGGCGGCACGGGTGTCCGACTACACCGCGTTCATGTACATGGGCAAACTGGTGGAATTCGGCGACACCGATACCCTGTTCACCAATCCGGCGAAGAAGCAGACCGAAGACTACATCACCGGTCGCTATGGCTGA
- the phoB gene encoding phosphate regulon transcriptional regulator PhoB, which produces MVGRSILIVDDEAPIREMIAVALEMAGYDCLEAENSQQAHAIIVDRKPDLILLDWMLPGTSGIELARRLKRDELTGDIPIIMLTAKGEEDNKIQGLEVGADDYITKPFSPRELVARLKAVLRRAGPTDGEAPIEVGGLLLDPISHRVTIDGKPAEMGPTEYRLLQFFMTHQERAYTRGQLLDQVWGGNVYVEERTVDVHIRRLRKALGDAYENLVQTVRGTGYRFSTKA; this is translated from the coding sequence ATGGTTGGCAGGAGCATTCTGATCGTCGACGACGAAGCGCCCATTCGCGAAATGATCGCCGTGGCGTTGGAAATGGCCGGCTATGACTGCCTCGAGGCAGAGAACTCGCAGCAGGCGCATGCCATCATCGTCGACCGCAAACCGGACCTGATCCTGCTCGACTGGATGCTGCCCGGTACCTCGGGCATCGAACTGGCCCGGCGCCTCAAGCGTGACGAGCTGACCGGGGACATCCCGATCATCATGCTCACCGCCAAGGGCGAAGAGGACAACAAGATTCAGGGCCTGGAAGTCGGCGCCGACGACTACATCACCAAACCGTTTTCCCCGCGTGAACTGGTCGCCCGTCTCAAAGCCGTGCTGCGCCGCGCCGGACCGACCGATGGCGAAGCGCCGATCGAAGTCGGCGGCCTGCTGCTCGACCCGATCAGCCACCGCGTGACCATCGATGGCAAACCCGCCGAGATGGGCCCGACCGAGTACCGCCTGCTGCAATTCTTCATGACCCATCAGGAACGCGCCTACACCCGTGGCCAGTTGCTCGACCAGGTCTGGGGCGGCAACGTCTATGTCGAAGAGCGCACCGTCGACGTGCACATCCGCCGCTTGCGCAAGGCCCTCGGCGACGCTTACGAAAATCTGGTACAAACCGTGCGCGGCACCGGCTACCGCTTCTCCACAAAAGCATAA
- a CDS encoding NAD(P)/FAD-dependent oxidoreductase, with product MSAPVVIIGTGLAGYNLAREFRKLDSETPLLLITADDGRSYSKPMLSTGFGKNKDADGLSMAEPGAMAEQLKAEVRTHTRISGIDAGHKRLWIGEEAVPYRDLILAWGAETVRVPIEGDSAELVFPINDLEDYARFRAAAAGKRRVLLLGAGLIGCEFANDLILGGYEVQLVAPCEQVMPMLLHPAAAAAVQAGLESIGAKFHLGPVLTRLEKVADGLEAHLSDGQIIPCDVVVSAIGLRPRIDLAAAAGVQVNRGVMVDRYLKTSHANIYALGDCAEVDGLNLLYVMPLMSCARALAQTLTGNPTAVSYGPMPITVKTPVCPLVVSPPPRGSEGVWSVEGQGADIKALCHSADGQLLGYALTGGAVMEKLALNKLLPPLLA from the coding sequence ATGAGCGCACCAGTCGTCATCATCGGCACCGGGCTTGCGGGCTACAACCTGGCCCGCGAGTTTCGCAAGCTCGACAGCGAAACCCCGCTGCTGCTGATCACCGCCGATGACGGCCGCTCTTACTCCAAGCCGATGCTCTCCACCGGTTTCGGCAAGAACAAGGACGCCGACGGCCTGAGCATGGCCGAACCCGGCGCCATGGCCGAGCAGTTGAAGGCCGAAGTGCGCACCCACACGCGCATCAGCGGTATCGACGCCGGCCACAAACGCTTGTGGATCGGTGAAGAAGCCGTGCCCTATCGCGACCTGATTCTGGCCTGGGGCGCGGAAACCGTGCGCGTGCCGATCGAAGGCGACAGCGCGGAACTGGTATTCCCGATCAACGATCTCGAAGACTACGCGCGCTTCCGTGCCGCAGCGGCGGGCAAGCGTCGGGTGTTGTTGCTCGGCGCCGGGTTGATCGGCTGCGAATTCGCCAATGACCTGATTCTCGGCGGCTACGAAGTGCAACTGGTCGCGCCGTGCGAACAGGTCATGCCGATGCTCTTGCATCCCGCCGCTGCGGCGGCCGTGCAGGCCGGGCTGGAAAGTATCGGGGCGAAGTTTCACCTCGGCCCGGTGCTGACCCGGCTGGAGAAAGTCGCCGATGGCCTCGAAGCGCACCTGTCCGACGGCCAGATCATCCCGTGCGATGTGGTGGTCTCGGCGATCGGCCTGCGCCCGCGCATCGATCTGGCGGCGGCCGCCGGCGTGCAGGTCAATCGCGGCGTGATGGTCGATCGTTACCTGAAGACCTCTCACGCCAACATCTACGCCTTGGGCGACTGCGCCGAAGTCGATGGGCTCAATCTGCTCTACGTGATGCCGCTGATGAGCTGCGCGCGCGCTTTGGCGCAAACCCTCACTGGAAACCCGACCGCGGTCAGCTACGGGCCGATGCCGATCACCGTGAAAACCCCGGTGTGCCCGCTGGTGGTTTCGCCGCCACCACGGGGCAGCGAAGGCGTTTGGAGCGTCGAAGGGCAGGGCGCCGACATCAAAGCGCTGTGCCACAGTGCCGACGGTCAGTTGCTCGGTTACGCCCTGACCGGCGGGGCGGTCATGGAAAAACTGGCCCTGAACAAACTGCTGCCGCCGCTGCTGGCGTAA
- the phoR gene encoding phosphate regulon sensor histidine kinase PhoR, translating into MLLLVTACLVIGLITGYYGWSLAAGLGLYLAWTLKQLLRLHEWLRQHQPDEAPPDGYGLWGEVFDSIYHLQRRDQRVRGRLQAVIDRVQESTAALKDAVIMLDSDGNLEWWNRAAETLLGLKTPQDSGQPVTNLVRHPRFKEYFEQDSFAEPLEIPSPTNDRVRIQLYLTRYGNNEHLMLVRDVTRIHQLEQMRKDFIANVSHELRTPLTVICGYLETLLDNVEEVNPRWSRALQQMQQQGGRMQTLLNDLLLLAKLEATDYPSDNQPVQIDTLLQSITSDAQQLSGAKNQRISLEANAAVLLKGSEAELRSAFSNLVFNAVKYTPAEGNIRIRWWGDDQGAHLSVQDSGIGIDSKHLPRLTERFYRVDSSRNSNTGGTGLGLAIVKHVLLRHRARMEISSVPGHGSTFTCHFAPAQVASARAISATE; encoded by the coding sequence ATGCTGTTGCTGGTCACCGCCTGCCTGGTGATCGGCCTGATCACCGGCTATTACGGCTGGAGCCTCGCGGCGGGTCTGGGGCTTTATCTGGCCTGGACGCTCAAGCAATTGCTGCGTCTGCACGAATGGCTGCGCCAGCATCAACCCGACGAAGCACCGCCCGATGGCTATGGTCTGTGGGGCGAGGTGTTCGACAGCATCTATCACCTGCAACGCCGCGACCAACGGGTGCGCGGGCGTCTGCAAGCGGTGATCGACCGGGTGCAGGAATCCACCGCCGCGCTGAAAGACGCGGTAATCATGCTCGACAGCGACGGCAATCTCGAATGGTGGAACCGCGCCGCCGAAACCCTGCTCGGTCTGAAGACTCCGCAGGACAGCGGTCAACCGGTGACCAACCTGGTGCGCCATCCGCGCTTCAAGGAATACTTCGAGCAGGACAGCTTCGCCGAGCCATTGGAAATCCCTTCGCCGACCAACGATCGCGTGCGCATTCAGCTGTACCTGACCCGCTACGGCAACAATGAACACCTGATGCTGGTCCGCGACGTGACGCGCATTCATCAGCTGGAACAGATGCGCAAGGATTTCATCGCCAACGTCTCCCACGAGCTGCGCACACCGCTGACGGTGATCTGCGGCTATCTGGAAACCCTGCTCGACAATGTCGAGGAAGTGAACCCGCGCTGGAGCCGAGCCCTGCAACAGATGCAGCAACAGGGCGGGCGCATGCAGACGCTGCTCAACGACCTGTTGCTCCTGGCAAAACTGGAAGCCACCGACTACCCGTCGGACAACCAGCCGGTGCAGATCGACACACTGCTGCAATCGATCACCAGCGATGCGCAGCAGTTGTCCGGGGCGAAGAACCAGCGCATCAGCCTCGAGGCCAATGCCGCAGTGCTGCTCAAGGGCAGCGAGGCCGAACTACGCAGTGCGTTCTCCAATCTGGTGTTCAACGCGGTCAAGTACACCCCGGCCGAGGGCAACATCCGCATTCGCTGGTGGGGCGACGATCAGGGCGCGCACCTGAGCGTGCAGGATTCCGGCATCGGCATCGACAGCAAACATCTGCCGCGCCTGACCGAACGTTTCTACCGCGTCGATTCCAGCCGCAACTCCAACACCGGTGGCACCGGCCTCGGCCTGGCCATCGTCAAGCACGTGCTGCTGCGCCACCGCGCGCGGATGGAGATCAGCAGCGTGCCCGGTCACGGCAGCACCTTCACCTGCCATTTCGCCCCGGCCCAGGTGGCCAGCGCACGGGCGATCAGCGCCACCGAGTGA
- a CDS encoding response regulator, translating to MSKISVLVVDDASFIRDLVKKCLRNYFPGIRTEDAINGKKAQAMLAKEAFDLVLCDWEMPEMSGLELLTWCREQDNLKTMPFVMVTSRGDKENVVQAIQAGVSGYVSKPFTNEQLLTKVKQALNKVGKLDTLMNSAPTKMNSAFGNDSLSALTGGKPAVVGGAAARPAAAAAAPAPAAAPSRGLLNSPPVQAPGASKAPVGGRGQGQLRLPSGTQQCVIKALSIKEALLVVKRTETLPQILDSAVLDLEQGDNAEIARLNGYLHAIVAHEQKADSDWLQLTFRFVDQDAQKLDYISRLIARGTAQKHFVPGA from the coding sequence ATGAGCAAGATCAGTGTGTTGGTCGTGGACGATGCTTCGTTCATTCGTGACCTGGTGAAAAAGTGCCTGCGTAATTACTTCCCGGGGATCCGCACCGAGGACGCCATCAACGGCAAAAAGGCCCAGGCCATGCTGGCCAAAGAGGCTTTCGACCTGGTGCTGTGCGACTGGGAAATGCCGGAAATGTCCGGCCTCGAACTGCTGACCTGGTGCCGCGAGCAGGACAACCTCAAGACCATGCCGTTCGTCATGGTCACCAGCCGTGGCGACAAGGAAAACGTCGTGCAGGCGATTCAGGCCGGCGTATCCGGTTACGTCAGCAAGCCGTTCACCAACGAGCAGCTGCTGACCAAGGTCAAGCAGGCACTGAACAAGGTCGGCAAGCTCGACACCTTGATGAACAGCGCGCCGACCAAGATGAATTCGGCATTCGGCAACGATTCCCTGAGCGCACTGACCGGCGGCAAGCCGGCCGTGGTCGGCGGCGCTGCGGCCAGGCCTGCCGCTGCCGCTGCTGCCCCCGCTCCAGCCGCTGCGCCGTCGCGCGGTTTGCTCAACAGCCCGCCAGTTCAGGCGCCCGGTGCATCCAAGGCGCCGGTGGGCGGTCGTGGTCAGGGCCAGTTGCGCCTGCCGAGCGGTACTCAGCAATGCGTGATCAAGGCCTTGAGCATCAAGGAAGCCCTGCTGGTAGTGAAGCGCACCGAAACCCTGCCGCAGATCCTCGACAGCGCTGTGCTCGATCTGGAGCAGGGTGACAACGCCGAGATCGCGCGGCTCAACGGTTATCTGCACGCCATCGTCGCCCACGAGCAAAAAGCTGACAGCGACTGGCTGCAACTGACCTTCCGCTTTGTCGACCAGGATGCGCAGAAGCTCGACTACATCTCGCGCCTGATCGCCCGGGGCACTGCGCAGAAGCACTTCGTACCCGGCGCGTAA
- the ubiA gene encoding 4-hydroxybenzoate octaprenyltransferase, translated as MYQSLLKSLNRLNPRAWDFVQLTRMDKPIGIYLLLWPTMWALWIAGKGSPSLANIVIFVLGVVLTRAGGCVINDWADRKVDGHVKRTAQRPLAAGRISSKEALVFFAVLMGISFLLVLCTNAPTIWLSLGGLALAFTYPFMKRYTYYPQVVLGAAFSWGMPMAFTAETGELPAAAWLLWIANLLWTVGYDTYYAMTDRDDDLKIGVKSTAILFGDADRVIILSLQALSLGCLILAGSKFELGIWFHLGLLVAAGCYAWEFWYTRSKDRMRCFQAFLHNHWAGLAIFVGIVLDYALR; from the coding sequence ATGTATCAGAGCCTGCTCAAGTCCCTCAACCGTCTGAACCCGCGCGCCTGGGATTTCGTTCAGTTGACGCGCATGGACAAGCCGATCGGCATTTACCTGCTGCTGTGGCCGACGATGTGGGCGTTGTGGATTGCCGGCAAGGGTTCGCCGTCGCTGGCCAACATCGTCATCTTTGTCCTCGGCGTGGTGTTGACCCGTGCCGGCGGCTGCGTAATCAACGACTGGGCTGACCGCAAGGTCGACGGCCACGTCAAACGCACCGCGCAACGGCCGCTTGCTGCTGGCCGGATCAGCTCGAAGGAAGCCCTGGTGTTCTTTGCCGTGCTGATGGGCATCAGTTTTCTGCTGGTGCTGTGCACCAACGCACCGACGATCTGGCTGTCGCTGGGCGGTCTGGCGCTGGCATTCACGTATCCGTTCATGAAGCGCTACACCTACTACCCGCAAGTGGTGCTGGGGGCGGCGTTTTCCTGGGGCATGCCGATGGCCTTTACCGCTGAGACCGGAGAATTGCCGGCGGCGGCTTGGCTGCTGTGGATCGCCAATCTGCTGTGGACGGTGGGTTATGACACTTATTACGCAATGACCGATCGCGATGACGACCTGAAGATCGGCGTGAAATCCACGGCGATTCTGTTTGGCGATGCGGATCGGGTGATCATCCTCAGCTTGCAGGCGCTGTCGTTGGGCTGTCTGATCCTGGCCGGGTCGAAGTTCGAGCTGGGGATCTGGTTCCACCTCGGTTTGCTGGTGGCTGCGGGATGTTATGCGTGGGAGTTCTGGTACACGCGCAGCAAAGACCGCATGCGCTGCTTCCAGGCCTTCTTGCACAACCATTGGGCAGGGTTGGCGATATTTGTCGGGATCGTGCTGGATTACGCGCTGCGCTGA
- a CDS encoding chorismate--pyruvate lyase family protein, whose protein sequence is MQHSNACPAPLWLTQQRLTPRPDSLTLDWLFDEGSLTRRLTRLSEDGFSVSPLFEGWDTLRADECAALDLAEGSEGWVREVYLRGHGEAWVFARSVASRAALQGDGLHMDELGSRSLGELLFCDQAFQRRAIEVCHYPEQWLPPAVQAPELWGRRSRFDRGALSVLVAEIFLPSLWDVARAHPENC, encoded by the coding sequence GTGCAACATTCAAATGCCTGCCCCGCCCCGCTCTGGCTGACCCAGCAACGCCTGACGCCCCGCCCCGATTCGTTGACGCTGGACTGGTTGTTCGACGAAGGCTCGCTGACCCGCCGTTTGACCCGTTTGTCCGAGGACGGCTTCAGCGTGTCGCCGCTGTTCGAAGGCTGGGACACCTTGCGCGCTGATGAATGCGCGGCACTGGATCTGGCCGAGGGCAGCGAAGGCTGGGTGCGCGAGGTGTATTTGCGCGGCCACGGCGAGGCCTGGGTGTTTGCCCGCAGCGTTGCCTCGCGGGCGGCCCTGCAAGGTGATGGTTTGCACATGGATGAACTGGGCAGCCGCTCGCTGGGCGAATTGCTGTTTTGCGATCAGGCGTTCCAGCGCCGCGCGATTGAAGTCTGCCACTACCCTGAACAATGGTTGCCGCCAGCGGTGCAAGCCCCTGAGCTGTGGGGCCGGCGTTCGCGTTTCGACCGTGGCGCGCTGAGCGTGCTGGTCGCGGAAATCTTCCTGCCCAGCCTGTGGGACGTCGCCCGCGCCCATCCGGAGAACTGCTGA
- a CDS encoding rubredoxin yields MKKWQCIVCGLIYNEADGWPDDGIAAGTRWEDVPADWLCPDCGVGKMDFEMIEIN; encoded by the coding sequence ATGAAGAAGTGGCAATGTATCGTCTGTGGCCTGATCTATAACGAAGCCGATGGTTGGCCGGATGACGGCATCGCGGCGGGCACCCGCTGGGAAGACGTACCGGCAGACTGGCTGTGCCCCGACTGCGGCGTCGGCAAGATGGACTTCGAAATGATCGAAATCAACTAA
- a CDS encoding hemolysin family protein, which yields MDPSPGLSLATIFADFGMILFALILVLLNGFFVAAEFAMVKLRSTRVEAIAEQHGWRGHILRTVHSQLDAYLSACQLGITLASLGLGWVGEPAFAHILEPLLSAVGVDSPEIIKGVSFFTAFFIISYLHIVVGELAPKSWAIRKPELLSLWTAVPLYLFYWAMYPAIYLLNASANAILRIAGQGEPGPHHEHHYSREELKLILHSSRGQDPSDQGMRVLASAVEMGELEVVDWANSREDLITLEFNAPLKEILAMFRRHKFSRYPVYDSERQEFVGLLHIKDLLLELAALDHIPESFNLAELTRPLERVSRHMPLSQLLEQFRKGGSHFAVVEEADGNIIGYLTMEDVLEVLVGDIQDEHRKAERGILAYQPGKLLVRGDTPLFKVERLLGIDLDHIEAETLAGLVYETLKRVPEEEEVLEVEGLRIIIKKMKGPKIVLAKVLMLD from the coding sequence ATGGACCCTTCCCCTGGCTTGTCCCTCGCGACCATTTTTGCCGACTTCGGCATGATTCTTTTTGCTCTGATCCTGGTTTTGCTCAACGGCTTTTTCGTTGCGGCGGAATTCGCCATGGTCAAACTGCGCTCGACCCGGGTCGAGGCCATCGCTGAACAACATGGCTGGCGCGGACATATCCTGCGCACCGTGCACAGTCAGCTCGATGCCTACCTGTCGGCGTGTCAGCTCGGCATCACCCTCGCCTCTCTCGGTCTGGGCTGGGTCGGTGAACCGGCGTTCGCGCATATTCTCGAGCCGCTGCTGAGCGCGGTCGGCGTCGACTCGCCCGAGATCATCAAAGGCGTGTCGTTCTTCACCGCGTTCTTCATCATTTCGTACCTGCACATCGTGGTCGGCGAGCTGGCGCCCAAGTCATGGGCGATCCGCAAACCCGAGCTGCTGTCGCTGTGGACGGCGGTGCCGCTGTACCTGTTCTATTGGGCGATGTACCCGGCGATCTACCTGCTCAACGCCAGCGCCAATGCGATTTTGCGTATCGCCGGGCAAGGTGAACCCGGCCCGCACCATGAACATCATTACAGCCGCGAAGAACTGAAATTGATCCTGCACTCCAGCCGTGGCCAGGATCCCAGCGATCAGGGCATGCGCGTATTGGCCTCGGCCGTAGAAATGGGCGAGCTGGAAGTGGTCGACTGGGCCAATTCCCGCGAAGACCTGATCACCCTCGAATTCAACGCGCCGCTGAAAGAAATCCTGGCGATGTTCCGTCGCCACAAGTTCAGCCGTTATCCGGTGTACGACAGCGAGCGCCAGGAGTTCGTCGGCCTGCTGCACATCAAGGATCTGCTACTGGAACTGGCGGCGCTGGACCACATTCCCGAGTCGTTCAACCTGGCCGAGCTGACCCGCCCGCTGGAGCGCGTATCGCGGCACATGCCGCTGTCGCAGCTGCTGGAGCAGTTCCGCAAGGGCGGCTCGCACTTCGCCGTGGTCGAGGAGGCTGACGGCAACATCATCGGCTACCTGACCATGGAAGACGTGCTGGAAGTGCTGGTCGGCGACATTCAGGACGAACATCGCAAGGCAGAGCGCGGCATCCTTGCCTATCAGCCGGGCAAGTTGCTGGTGCGTGGCGATACGCCGTTGTTCAAGGTCGAGCGCCTGCTCGGCATCGATCTTGATCACATCGAAGCGGAAACCCTTGCCGGGCTGGTTTACGAAACCCTGAAACGGGTGCCGGAAGAGGAAGAAGTGCTGGAAGTCGAAGGCCTGCGCATCATCATCAAGAAGATGAAAGGGCCGAAGATTGTTCTGGCCAAGGTGTTGATGCTCGATTGA
- a CDS encoding peptidoglycan DD-metalloendopeptidase family protein: MLARLLFFCGLCLASQLAMAMTIYKSTDANGVVSYSDRPSKGAKVFVFQDRMVERLDRQVYLDIKKQKGVDVVFARNDLYAPVEVALAFIGTSNVRGAPSRAIRRVLPPRSNTRLALLTAISRDQPLVYSPQFQYSLGDPAGTAQSYRYPLPWRGGPFRLSQGANGQYSHYGPKNRYAMDIAMPVGTPIIAARAGVVVKTENSQSGRGTDASGNFVRVLHDDGTMGVYLHLKQGSVSVREGQRVKVGSPLALSGNTGNSSGPHLHFVVQRNTGEGLVSIPYQFNQPLGALPNFALGKQ; encoded by the coding sequence ATGCTCGCGCGCCTGCTGTTTTTCTGCGGTCTCTGCCTGGCCTCCCAGCTGGCGATGGCCATGACCATCTACAAATCCACCGACGCCAACGGCGTGGTCTCGTACAGCGACCGCCCGAGCAAAGGCGCGAAAGTGTTCGTGTTTCAGGACCGCATGGTCGAGCGCCTCGACCGCCAGGTGTACCTGGACATCAAGAAGCAGAAGGGCGTCGACGTGGTGTTTGCGCGCAACGATCTGTACGCGCCGGTCGAGGTTGCCCTGGCCTTCATCGGCACGAGCAATGTGCGTGGCGCGCCGTCGCGAGCGATCCGTCGTGTGCTGCCACCGCGCAGCAACACGCGGCTGGCGCTGCTGACGGCGATCAGTCGTGACCAGCCGCTGGTGTATTCGCCGCAGTTCCAGTATTCGCTGGGCGACCCCGCAGGCACCGCGCAGAGCTATCGCTATCCGCTGCCCTGGCGTGGCGGGCCGTTTCGCCTGAGCCAGGGCGCCAACGGCCAATACAGCCACTACGGGCCGAAAAACCGCTACGCCATGGACATTGCCATGCCGGTGGGCACGCCGATCATCGCCGCGCGAGCGGGTGTGGTAGTCAAGACCGAGAACTCCCAGAGCGGGCGCGGCACCGATGCCTCCGGCAATTTCGTCCGAGTGCTGCACGACGACGGCACCATGGGCGTGTACCTGCATCTGAAACAGGGTTCGGTGAGCGTGCGCGAAGGCCAGCGGGTCAAGGTCGGCAGCCCGCTGGCGCTGTCCGGCAACACCGGCAACAGCAGCGGCCCGCACCTGCATTTCGTGGTGCAGCGCAATACCGGCGAAGGGTTGGTGTCGATTCCCTATCAGTTCAACCAGCCGCTGGGGGCGTTGCCCAACTTTGCGTTGGGCAAGCAGTAG